A portion of the Oxynema aestuarii AP17 genome contains these proteins:
- a CDS encoding DUF262 domain-containing protein: MIETGLTIANADTNSEEEAVLVEEKFDAEEDEDSPELEIPLSDRKLVTHPYDFVIRSLKDQIDDGTLILADKFQRRQVWDRTKSSRLIESLLLNVPIPVCYFAELEDGTYSVIDGQQRLTAIYRFLHDEYPLRALKVLSELNRQKFYQLDAPYKRLLLSRTIRCIVILKESHPDIKYDVFERLNSGFVPLNAQELRNSVYRGKLNDLIHQLSEDEVFQKARRVSDIDKRMHDCEMILRFFAFHFHLSEYKGTLARFLDRYLESGINFDEETLEQHRALFRQTIDDVYYVFEDRAFRRYTLENGWEKSLNRAIYDVVMLFFARLNSEDIRAMKDEIVEALKQVCQDPEFCEAITSSTKNKDRIQMRLDKWREALLNIGLDVPYLQVGQ, translated from the coding sequence ATGATCGAAACAGGTTTGACGATTGCGAACGCGGATACCAACAGTGAAGAAGAAGCGGTGTTGGTAGAAGAAAAATTTGATGCTGAAGAAGACGAAGACTCCCCAGAATTGGAAATTCCTTTGTCCGATCGTAAATTAGTAACCCATCCCTATGATTTCGTCATTCGTTCCCTCAAAGATCAAATCGACGACGGAACGCTGATTCTGGCGGATAAATTCCAGCGCCGTCAAGTTTGGGACCGGACGAAATCGAGTCGGTTGATCGAGTCACTCTTGCTCAACGTTCCGATTCCCGTTTGCTATTTCGCCGAATTGGAAGACGGAACCTACAGCGTGATCGACGGTCAACAACGACTCACCGCGATTTATCGATTTCTCCACGACGAATATCCCCTCAGAGCCTTGAAAGTTCTCTCGGAACTGAATCGGCAGAAGTTTTATCAACTCGACGCTCCTTACAAGCGGTTGTTATTGTCGCGCACGATCCGTTGTATTGTCATTCTTAAAGAGTCGCATCCGGATATTAAATATGACGTGTTCGAGCGACTGAATAGTGGTTTTGTGCCGCTCAACGCTCAAGAATTGAGAAATAGCGTCTATCGCGGCAAGTTGAACGATCTCATTCACCAACTTTCAGAAGATGAAGTCTTTCAAAAAGCGCGGCGGGTGAGTGATATTGACAAGCGGATGCACGATTGCGAAATGATTTTGCGCTTTTTTGCGTTTCATTTCCACTTGTCCGAATATAAAGGGACTCTCGCCCGCTTTCTCGATCGGTATTTGGAATCGGGAATCAATTTTGACGAGGAAACCCTCGAACAACACCGAGCCTTATTCCGACAGACGATCGACGATGTTTATTACGTGTTTGAGGATCGAGCGTTTCGGCGATATACCCTGGAAAATGGTTGGGAAAAATCCCTCAACCGAGCGATTTATGACGTAGTAATGCTCTTTTTCGCCCGTCTGAACTCCGAAGATATTCGGGCGATGAAAGATGAAATCGTCGAAGCGTTAAAACAGGTCTGCCAGGATCCGGAGTTTTGCGAGGCCATTACGTCTTCAACGAAAAATAAAGACCGGATTCAAATGCGTTTGGACAAGTGGCGCGAAGCCCTGTTAAATATCGGCTTGGACGTACCGTATTTGCAAGTCGGCCAGTAG
- a CDS encoding cation:proton antiporter domain-containing protein — MEIVRDLFAQDPIFPFALLLGIILVVPLCFERLQLPGLVGLLVAGVVFGPHGLQLLESGSEAMKLLSDIGVVYLMFVAGLEMDIAQFQRVRDRALGFGFLTFLFPLIAGTIVGRWFGFDWNASILLGSLLSSHTPLGYPILSRMGLMGNEAVIVALGGTIFTNIPALLVLAICVGVKTGNFTPVELLILIVSLSLYSAVVLWGVNWVGKEFFRRSGDEEGNQFLFILLAVFVAAVGAQVIGVEKIIGAFLAGMAVNEVVESETVKEKVVFVGSVLFIPMFIINLGLLIDLQEFAKGLASFGLTIAIVGALLGSKWIAAVGTQWLYRYTRAETIAIWSLSIPQVAATLAATIVGYRQGILTEEVLNSAIVMMLVTATLGPWVTARVAGALPLPEADLGAIATTFDETEAQVGHLFTVVVPVCNPETERYLVEMAALLARSEAGQIVSLSIARSIAYMEVSALDEAIARGERLANEAVEFARSMGVSARGILRIDSDVALGIVHGSREQNASAIVMGWSETTSLRSRLFGNAIDSVLWGAHCPVAVTRLLASPMQMQRILVLVDRAIAQSVLSVRVAFILASANQGEVTLLYAGDRHTSPEVHEQIGAQLSQLVAQWSGSTPSQIAILADDDPVGAIVTASARYDLAILRSTRRRTVAGLEIDDLTTQLLRQLPLSLVMLGEPE, encoded by the coding sequence ATTTTAGTCGTTCCCCTCTGCTTCGAGCGCTTGCAACTTCCCGGTTTAGTAGGCTTACTCGTCGCGGGAGTCGTCTTCGGACCCCATGGATTACAACTGCTCGAATCTGGAAGCGAAGCGATGAAACTGCTCTCCGATATCGGAGTTGTTTACTTGATGTTTGTGGCGGGATTAGAAATGGACATCGCTCAATTTCAGCGCGTGCGCGATCGCGCGTTGGGATTTGGTTTTCTCACCTTTCTCTTTCCCCTCATTGCCGGAACGATCGTCGGTCGTTGGTTTGGCTTCGACTGGAATGCTTCGATCTTACTCGGTTCCTTACTTTCTTCCCATACTCCATTAGGATATCCCATTTTAAGTCGCATGGGCTTAATGGGGAACGAAGCGGTTATCGTCGCCTTGGGAGGGACAATTTTTACCAATATTCCCGCCTTACTCGTTTTAGCGATTTGCGTGGGCGTAAAAACGGGAAATTTCACCCCGGTCGAGTTACTGATTTTAATCGTATCTTTGAGCCTTTACTCTGCCGTCGTCCTCTGGGGAGTCAATTGGGTCGGCAAAGAATTTTTTCGGCGATCGGGAGACGAAGAAGGCAATCAATTTTTGTTTATCTTATTAGCAGTCTTTGTCGCGGCAGTCGGCGCGCAAGTTATCGGCGTCGAAAAAATTATCGGCGCTTTTTTAGCAGGAATGGCGGTGAACGAAGTAGTCGAATCGGAAACCGTTAAAGAAAAAGTCGTCTTTGTCGGCAGTGTTTTATTTATTCCCATGTTTATTATTAACTTGGGACTGCTGATCGACTTGCAAGAATTTGCCAAAGGGTTAGCCTCCTTTGGGCTGACGATCGCCATTGTCGGCGCCTTATTGGGGAGTAAATGGATCGCGGCGGTGGGGACCCAATGGCTGTATCGCTACACCCGGGCCGAAACGATCGCCATTTGGTCCCTTTCGATTCCGCAAGTCGCGGCGACCTTAGCGGCGACCATTGTCGGCTATCGCCAGGGAATTTTAACCGAAGAGGTGTTAAATAGCGCGATCGTGATGATGTTGGTGACGGCGACCCTCGGACCGTGGGTGACGGCGCGGGTGGCGGGGGCCTTGCCCTTACCGGAAGCGGATTTAGGGGCGATCGCCACGACCTTCGACGAGACAGAAGCGCAAGTCGGTCATTTATTTACAGTGGTGGTGCCTGTTTGCAATCCCGAAACCGAGCGCTATTTGGTGGAAATGGCAGCTTTGTTGGCCCGTTCCGAAGCCGGACAAATCGTGTCGTTGTCGATCGCCCGTTCGATCGCCTACATGGAGGTTAGCGCCCTCGACGAGGCGATCGCGCGCGGCGAACGACTCGCGAACGAGGCGGTCGAGTTCGCCCGCAGCATGGGAGTGAGCGCCCGAGGTATCCTGCGGATTGACAGCGACGTCGCCTTGGGAATCGTCCATGGGAGTCGAGAGCAAAATGCTAGCGCGATCGTCATGGGATGGTCGGAAACGACGAGTTTGCGATCGCGCCTATTCGGGAATGCGATCGATTCGGTGTTGTGGGGGGCACACTGTCCGGTGGCGGTGACCCGATTGCTCGCCTCGCCGATGCAAATGCAACGCATTCTGGTTCTGGTCGATCGCGCGATCGCTCAATCCGTGCTGTCGGTACGAGTGGCGTTTATTTTAGCGAGCGCCAATCAAGGGGAAGTCACCCTTTTATATGCCGGAGATCGGCATACCTCGCCGGAAGTCCACGAGCAGATCGGCGCGCAACTGTCCCAGTTGGTGGCGCAATGGTCGGGAAGTACTCCCTCGCAGATCGCGATTTTAGCCGATGACGACCCGGTTGGGGCGATCGTGACCGCCTCGGCGCGTTACGATCTGGCCATTTTGCGATCCACCCGGCGCCGAACGGTCGCGGGATTGGAAATTGACGATCTGACCACTCAACTCCTGCGTCAATTACCCCTGTCTTTGGTGATGTTGGGGGAACCGGAATAG